The genomic region AAACCCTATGCTTTTTTTAATCTCTGCATTACATTCCACATAAGATAACAAAATCTGTTTTCCCCTCCTTTTTTGGATAttaaattgttttaattttttccCAGTTTCTCATGTTTTAATCCAAGGTAACTGAATTTGATTTATGCATTTGCCTCACCATGTCAATGACGTGTAACTGGAATGCTACAATGGTTTTGTCACCATGTAAACAAATTTATTAGAGACATTCAAAACTTAAAGTAGGTTAAATTCATGAATTTGAGATGACCTTATTGAAAAGGTGCATATATTTACCTCTTGGGATTATATAGCTCTTCACTACTTTTAGTTTTACCTTATATTGTTTGTCTTGATTTAGTGGTTTAAATTTTATCTTCCTTATTCTGCTGATGCCTAGTTAGAATTTGTGATTCGGACTACCTTTACTAATTGTTTCTATTGTGGAATAATCATGCAAGACCATGCTGTAGCTTGGCAGATCACTTTCAATTCAAATTCAGGCTATCATTCCCTGTGGAGTACAATAAGGACTGTAATATAGTGGGAGATTTGAAAATTGTATTCAATGGGAGATAATGAAAAAGTCTTGAGCTATGGTGATGTTATATTAAGGAAATCTGATTTGAAGATTCTTCGAGGTCCATACCATCTTAATGATCGCATTATTGAATTCTACTTCTGTTACCTTTCTAATTCAATATCTCCTACAATCAACTTTGTTGCACCTTCAGTATCGTTTTGGATTCTTAATGTTCCTGATGTTGATTCTATCAAACTATTTGTTGATCCATTAAAGCTTCCAGAGAAGGAGCTGGTTCTTTTCCCTatcaatgacaatgaaaatttCAGCCTGGCAGAAGGTGGAACACATTGGAGCTTGCTTGTATATGACAGAAAGAAGAATGTCTTTGAGCACTATGACAGTTCATCaataaacaaatcatatgcaagaaAATTATTCACAAATATTAAAGATTTTATGGGTCCTTCCTCAGCTTCTGCCACATTTATTGAACATTTCACACCTCGGCAAAGAAATGGCCATGATTGTGGTCTTTATGTCCTTGCTATAGCAAAAGAGATATGCTCATACAGAGGAGACACTTTGGGTGAAGACTGGGAATCTGTGCTAAAAGCACGTGTAACCCCAACTGCAGTGAGTGAGATGAGAAATCAAATCCTAGAGATTATCAA from Cryptomeria japonica chromosome 3, Sugi_1.0, whole genome shotgun sequence harbors:
- the LOC131058600 gene encoding NEDD8-specific protease 1, with the protein product MGDNEKVLSYGDVILRKSDLKILRGPYHLNDRIIEFYFCYLSNSISPTINFVAPSVSFWILNVPDVDSIKLFVDPLKLPEKELVLFPINDNENFSLAEGGTHWSLLVYDRKKNVFEHYDSSSINKSYARKLFTNIKDFMGPSSASATFIEHFTPRQRNGHDCGLYVLAIAKEICSYRGDTLGEDWESVLKARVTPTAVSEMRNQILEIINDLSNQKGNSVSS